From the genome of Carassius auratus strain Wakin unplaced genomic scaffold, ASM336829v1 scaf_tig00016526, whole genome shotgun sequence, one region includes:
- the LOC113075242 gene encoding zinc finger protein 217-like yields the protein MPTHPLFPYLESPDGLGHDILSHSNASMPGTGSSMTPHASVVEKLDTLAESSLPLDCMFCEETFLHQEDLGPHLLSQHPTTFHAPAVLRVEAEFLTPSERARSKTCQAVEKNEELCCVVCGQAVTDATELETHMRKHKDSFTYSCGLCGRRFKEPWFLKNHMRTHGGKAKNKNQDQEIPATVNDVIQDQPPSPVDTSYKMCMVCGFFFLNKEVLAEHSKVHNRELEVDEKDSSVSQPTEEVPVSQKEFLQTLQLHPSGAREEAEQSHPSGRWISQLDPFNTYQAWQLATRGKIAAGPNLAKELNADSNSDNEDSGSEKEELGAIWDSGAGDKPRRGLRSDLKPSETPSPSPEQKSLIRKDKPTNCEECGKIFRTYHQLVLHSRIHKKERGGAESPTTPIDGRAQSVGSCSSSSLDRAEEYSEDGSEEGALVDAFNPEKNEEGSGKMKLKILPPRKCSYCGKTFRSNYYLNIHLRTHTGEKPYKCEYCDYAAAQKTSLRYHLDRRHKDKPFTEIPNIPATPSARNIIKAIEPPKNADDKQALKPVKQWLAPKPLPASVKHNPGLSQAIINSKHPSIQVKQEYVSAPAAAPYTAVGEVNKKYPLSVNPKMEKEATEAPLNLSLKVPLPVSATSVPRSLLPSNTCTSCSYETLYPEVLLMHKKLIHKEKSDVKKNGYRGSQKPKRYTGCPPALEGKDITPLPHINGKHPRRTKSPIRQPEKLGEKLAKQPQMSKISPAKERWRDQHQEGQRGRESDSTSSLSRISEQESSRKLNVPLVIDRELSKQRPGLDHEMNQRASLGKNGMVWPTDPARLCLSDRFRNLTQTDIGEPSSKRHKSFEPLHTASGRLGEDFNRIVPTGRNAKSSLQASSPLSSAKVTPTPSPNSMQADWNVINLLRNYTPNNLASLYHPTAAGSSHAVMASPVTGSRSLMFPHYSTSMTQRRIQSSPLNNERCGPSEKSS from the exons ATGCCTACCCACCCATTGTTCCCATATTTGGAAAGTCCTGATGGACTAGGTCATGACATTCTCAGCCACAGCAATGCAAGCATGCCTGGTACTGGATCTAGCATGACGCCCCACGCCAGCGTGGTGGAAAAACTAGACACACTGGCAGAAAGTAGCCTACCTCTAGACTGCATGTTTTGTGAGGAGACTTTCCTGCATCAGGAAGACCTGGGACCACACCTTCTTTCCCAGCATCCCACAACATTCCACGCTCCTGCAGTGTTGCGCGTGGAAGCAGAATTCTTAACTCCCAGCGAAAGGGCTCGTTCTAAGACCTGCCAAGCTGTGGAAAAGAATGAGGAGCTCTGTTGCGTTGTGTGCGGCCAGGCCGTTACAGATGCAACTGAGCTGGAAACGCACATGCGGAAACACAAGGACTCTTTCACGTACAGCTGCGGCCTCTGTGGACGTCGTTTCAAAGAGCCGTGGTTCCTGAAGAACCACATGAGAACCCATGGTGGAAAGGCTAAAAACAAAAACCAGGACCAGGAGATCCCTGCCACCGTTAATGACGTCATCCAAGACCAACCTCCATCACCTGTGGACACGTCATACAAAATGTGCATGGTATGTGGCTTCTTTTTCCTAAACAAGGAAGTTCTGGCTGAGCACAGCAAGGTCCACAATCGAGAACTGGAAGTGGATGAGAAGGACTCCTCTGTTAGCCAACCAACTGAGGAGGTTCCTGTATCTCAGAAGGAATTTTTGCAGACTCTACAGTTGCATCCTTCAGGTGCAAGAGAAGAAGCTGAACAGAGTCATCCATCTGGACGCTGGATATCCCAACTTGATCCTTTTAACACCTACCAGGCTTGGCAGTTGGCCACCAGGGGCAAGATCGCAGCAGGTCCGAACTTGGCCAAGGAGCTCAATGCCGACTCCAACTCTGACAACGAGGACTCTGGTTCTGAAAAAGAGGAACTAGGGGCCATTTGGGATTCTGGGGCTGGAGATAAACCCAGACGAGGCCTACGAAGTGACCTCAAGCCTAGCGAGACTCCTTCACCATCACCTGAGCAAAAAAGTCTGATTCGTAAAGACAAGCCAACAAACTGCGAAGAGTGTGGCAAGATCTTCCGGACATATCATCAGTTGGTCCTCCATTCTAGAATCCACAAGAAGGAACGAGGGGGAGCAGAGAGTCCCACCACACCTATAGACGGGAGGGCCCAAAGTGTAGGCTCTTGTAGTAGTTCATCTCTTGACCGAGCCGAGGAGTACTCAGAGGATGGCTCCGAAGAGGGAGCGCTAGTTGACGCCTTTAATCCAG AAAAAAATGAGGAAGGATCGggaaaaatgaaattgaaaattcTTCCTCCAAGAAAATGCAGTTACTGTGGCAAGACTTTCCGCTCAAACTATTACCTCAATATTCATCTCAGGACACATACTG GTGAAAAACCATATAAATGTGAATACTGTGACTACGCCGCAGCACAGAAAACGTCTTTGAGGTACCATCTAGACAGACGTCACAAGGACAAACCTTTCACAGAAATCCCGAACATTCCTGCAACACCATCTGCTAGAAATATCATCAAGGCCATTGAACCTCCCAAGAATGCAGATGACAAACAAGCCTTAAAACCAGTCAAACAGTGGCTTGCTCCTAAACCTCTGCCTGCCAGTGTTAAACATAACCCAGGCTTGAGCCAAGCCATTATTAACAGCAAACATCCTTCCATTCAAGTCAAGCAAGAGTATGTTAGTGCTCCCGCTGCAGCTCCTTACACCGCTGTGGGTGAGGTCAACAAAAAATACCCATTATCCGTAAACCCGAAAATGGAGAAGGAGGCTACCGAAGCACCTTTGAATTTGTCTCTCAAAGTGCCACTTCCTGTATCTGCTACCTCAGTACCCAGAAGCCTGTTACCATCTAACACATGTACCTCGTGCTCTTATGAAACCCTTTACCCTGAGGTTCTCTTGATGCATAAAAAACTCATCCACAAGGAGAAGTCTGATGTCAAGAAGAATGGATACAGGGGATCTCAGAAACCGAAACGGTACACTGGTTGCCCGCCGGCTCTTGAGGGCAAAGACATCACTCCTTTGCCCCACATTAACGGGAAGCATCCCCGTCGGACCAAATCCCCAATACGGCAACCAGAAAAACTTGGGGAAAAGCTTGCGAAACAGCCTCAGATGTCTAAGATTTCTCCTGCGAAGGAGCGCTGGAGAGATCAGCACCAGGAGGGCCAACGAGGCAGGGAATCCGATTCAACCAGCTCGCTTTCTAGAATCTCAGAGCAAGAATCTAGCAGAAAATTAAATGTGCCATTGGTAATCGATCGAGAGTTGTCCAAGCAGAGGCCTGGCCTGGATCATGAGATGAATCAGAGGGCAAGCTTGGGCAAAAACGGAATGGTTTGGCCCACAGATCCAGCTAGACTTTGCCTTTCGGACCGTTTCCGAAACTTGACGCAAACAGACATTGGCGAACCGTCTAGCAAGAGACACAAGTCGTTTGAGCCTCTACATACTGCATCTGGACGGCTTGGAGAGGATTTCAACCGGATTGTGCCCACTGGCAGAAATGCGAAATCCTCGTTGCAGGCGAGCTCACCCTTGTCTTCAGCTAAGGTGACTCCCACTCCATCTCCCAACAGCATGCAGGCCGACTGGAATGTCATCAACCTGCTCCGCAACTACACACCTAACAACCTGGCCTCGCTCTATCACCCCACTGCTGCAGGCTCCAGCCATGCTGTCATGGCCTCACCTGTCACTG GGAGCCGGTCCTTGATGTTCCCTCACTACTCCACTAGTATGACTCAGAGGAGAATCCAAAGCAGCCCTCTGAATAACGAACGCTGTGGACCTTCAGAAAAGAGCTCTTAG